AGATGGTTATGCTTTGATTCGCAATGGCGAAGCATGGCTGATTAACGTCCATATCTCTCCTTACAACGCTAGTGGTCAATATTTTAATCATGAACCGCGTCGCACGCGCAAACTGTTGTTACATAGCCAAGAAATTCGGAAGTTAATTGGCAAGGTGGAACAGGAAGGTTTAACACTCGTACCTTTAAAAATGTACCTGAAACGAGGGTGGGTAAAAGTGAGTATAGCCCTTGGTAAAGGTAAAAAACTCCATGACAAACGCGAATCCCTGAAACGAAAACAAGATCAACGTGATATGCAACGGGCGATGAAAAGTTATTAAGCCCGAAATATCTCACGATTTCTACACTGGAATGAATAGAAATGGCAAGTATGTTGTATGTCTTCAGTGTGAGTTTAGAGAACGACTAGTTTATAGCCGCAGATTGATTTGATTAGTTATGGGACTCGATACAGTGGTGAATGACGTTGGAAGGTACGAGAGATTTTCACCATGACACGTAATTTGACCAAAGCATTTAGTGCTGGCTTGCTCACATTGAGTATGGCCATGCTGCCTTTAACTCTACCTGCAAATGCCCAAGTTACTGACCCCAGAGTCGAAACTACACCGAGGACTACAGTTTACGAACGCCGAGATTTTGATTGGGGTTGGTTAGGATTAATTGGTTTATTTGGTTTAGCTGGTTTAGCTGGGAGAAAACGTGGCGGGGAATCTACTGCTTATCGCGAGCCGACTACTACTGGAAGTACAACCTACAGAGACTAAGCTATTCAAAATTCGTTTTGAGGACAACTCAAAAGTTACAATGGGCGATGCCACGCTAAGTTAACAGAATTGAGAATGATTGACATCGACTTTTTTGACATTCAGGAGCTACAAATCACATCTGGATTCTGGCTCCTGAATTTCGCCATTTTTTCACCTGTTTAGCTGGCTTTAGGTTCTCCCTGAGATAAATTAAAATTTTGATTGTGGTCTTGAGCTATGGGTGTCCAGTAGCTAGCAATTAAAGCCACCATTAACCACCAAAGGCTATTGACTTCAGGACGAAACCAAATAGTATCTACAGTACCGTGAGCCAGCATCCCCGCTACAGTAGCAAATGCGCCAATTAACCAAAATCCCTCTACACTTCTAGATTGCCGCAATCGTCGCACTTGCACAAATGCGTTATTGAAGGTCACAACTATCAGCCAAAGAAAACAGGCTAAACCCAAAAGACCAGTTTCTACAGCCACCTCTAAAAAAATCGAATAAGCACTTAAAGCTGTAAAACGAGGACGTTGGTAGAGGGGGTAAATTTTATTAAAAGAATTGTGACCAGGGCCAACCCCAGTAATTGGGAAATCGCGAATCATCTCGAAAACAGCATCCCAAACATTTCTGCGAAAATTATTACTGCTATCTCCACGATCTGCAAAAATACTCAACACTCTCATGCGGACTGGCTCGACAAATATGACTGCTAGCAACAGTAAGCCAATCATACCTCCCAAAATCATCGGCAGTGACCAAGTACGCCAAAAAGGAGGCATTTGCACAGTCCACCAGTAAACTAGCAAAGCGATCGCAGTCAATAAACCCACGACTAGACCAATCCAGCCGCCACGACTAAAAGTCAGCACCAAACAAGCACCATTAGCAATAAACATAGTTAAGGCTAAAGCCTTCTTCATCCAACTTTGCCACGCAAAAATGGCCACCAAGCTGAAAACTACTGCTGGAATCAGATATCCAGCCAATAAATTCGGATTACCCAAATAACTATAAACCCTCGTGGTTTTAGCCAGAGGAGATTGTGGATCTACCCAAGTCGCCAGGGCTGTAGCGCCAAAAAACCATTGCCGCAACCCGTAGATAGTCACAATTAAAGATACGTGCAAATACAGAGTAATGATCCAAGAACGCAAGCGAGGCGATCGCAATACCCTAGCACAGAGGGCAAACAGCAACAGATAAAGTGTCAATACTACCAAATCTTTCAACGCTGCCTGTTTAACTGGTGACAATGCAGCAGAAACTACGGCAATTGCCCAGTACAGCAACACCAGCAAGTGAATGGGCGTAAATAACAACCTATGTGTCGGTGCGGATTCATCGGATAAAGTCAACAGCAGCCAAAATCCTACACAAGCTACTAACAATACTCCTACTAAGCCACTCGATACAAAAGGGGCAAGAGCATACACCAGGCTGAGTAAAGCAACTGCGATTCCGTCTCCCCACTGCATCAAGATGCTACTTTGCCGCCAAGAGTGCAATATCCCCACCAAAAAACGGTGTAAATAGCTCGTAGCCAGATATTCTTTCAGCGGTAAATAAGATAAAGTAAATCTTTGCCAGACTAAATTCATAAATACACTTTCTCATCAATTAGCACGCCTGCGCGGAACTTGGACTTAATCATAATCCGGAGTCACAACAAAAGTAATAATTGCCATTGTATTCAGAATTATTTCTAGTTGATGCTAATTGAGTTTCCACCCCTCTATTTACTTAGCCTTCTGGAATACTCCTGTGCTGGAAGCTATGCAAAGGCTGCTTGGCGGTGATTTTTCTAATCACTGATTATTTCAGAAGAAGTCGCAATCTGTAATGGCAAAGACAGTATATAGCGGTGTCCTAATTCCGGTGAACCTTGAACTGCAATTCGTCCCCCATGAAATTCTGCTAGCTGACGGCTAAGTAACAGACCCAAGCGTTCACGCGTCAAGTTCCCATCACCTTCAGCTAAATCCCCAGCAGAATTCATGGTAAATGTATCTGAATAAGAATCAGTTAAATTCAGTAATTTCTCCACCACTACTGGCATCTCTGAGTCCTCCTGACTTTCTGGATCAGGGCTGTAGGTTCCAGCTTCGCCTGTTAATTCCAGCTTGGACAAAGAATTCAGGTGAAAATAAGAGTCAACCTCAGTTATCCCATCTCCTAGCCAGGGATGGGAGACCCAAACAGTCACATTCAGCGTATTTTTTTGATAAGAAACATGAATACGGATAACGCCACCTGTCGCAGAAAGTCGAATCACACTGGAAATTAAGTGATACAGGATATGCCGCACCTTCTCTTTATCCAACACCCAAATGCGGCTATATCCTGGTTCTATGGACAGGCGAATATTTTGGTCACGGCGATTAGCTGCTTCTTTGAGAATATTGATAGATTGCTGACAGAGCATTTCAATATCTACAGGAGCTAGATTCAGCACAGAGTTGTTTTCATCCAACGCTCCCAGTTCGCTAATTTCGTTCACTAAAGACAGTAAGTACCGACCACTGTCTTGAATGATTTCCACATATTCTCTCTGTTTGATTGTCAAAGGCCCATATATCTCACGTCCTAAAACGCTAGCCATGCCTAGTACAGATGTTAAGGGTGTACGTAACTCTTGCGTGATCTGTCCCAAAAGTTTCAGTTTTAGTTGCTTACTATAACCAGATTCTGTTTCTAAATTAGGTGGATTGACTCTCCTGCCTCTTGTGCGTTGATCATTGAGTGATCTCGTAGTAGTGTACGGTGAATTAGTTTTTTCGGACTTTCTGGACAACAGCAGGAGGTTGCGCTCAAATTCACTCATACACCAACGAGCTATTATTTGTAAAAATTCAATATCGCGAGTTGTAAATTTACGTGGCACTAAATCCATAACTGCCAAAGCACCTAAACAATTTCCTGAAGCATCAACCAGGGGCGCTCCTAAGTAGGCACGAATGCCATAATCCTGTACTAACTTACCAGTTCTCAGTGATGATTTGGTGAGTTTATGGGTATCGTTAATCACAGAAACTTGAAAGCTTTCTACTACTTGGCTGCAAAAGGATTCCTCACGTAACAACTGGCGGTTTTGTGCCAGATGATTCATTAGCCCTAGCCTAGATAAACCCACGGCCGACTTGAACCAATGACGTTCTTGGTCTACAAATCCCAATATGGAAATTGGCGCTTCTAAAAAGTGGGCAGCAGTTTGAGTGGCTTCTTCAAAAACCGGAATCGTGTCTGGTTGCCGCAAACCTAATTCAGACAATGCTTCTAGGCGTTGTGCTTCTGTTGCTTCTTGAGAACCCCAACCATCCTTGAAGCTAAACAATTTGTTTTCAGGCTCTACCATTGCCACTGCTACCTTGATATTTTCTCGATCTTGTAATCTATATAACCCCTGAGTCTGGGTTATGATTTTCTACTTTTAAGCATTCCCCAATTTTGCTGCTAATCAACAAAATAGGCACAAAATTTTGATAATACATTCGTGAACAGGTGATTTAATCTGCCTT
This is a stretch of genomic DNA from Nodularia sp. LEGE 06071. It encodes these proteins:
- a CDS encoding IctB family putative bicarbonate transporter — encoded protein: MNLVWQRFTLSYLPLKEYLATSYLHRFLVGILHSWRQSSILMQWGDGIAVALLSLVYALAPFVSSGLVGVLLVACVGFWLLLTLSDESAPTHRLLFTPIHLLVLLYWAIAVVSAALSPVKQAALKDLVVLTLYLLLFALCARVLRSPRLRSWIITLYLHVSLIVTIYGLRQWFFGATALATWVDPQSPLAKTTRVYSYLGNPNLLAGYLIPAVVFSLVAIFAWQSWMKKALALTMFIANGACLVLTFSRGGWIGLVVGLLTAIALLVYWWTVQMPPFWRTWSLPMILGGMIGLLLLAVIFVEPVRMRVLSIFADRGDSSNNFRRNVWDAVFEMIRDFPITGVGPGHNSFNKIYPLYQRPRFTALSAYSIFLEVAVETGLLGLACFLWLIVVTFNNAFVQVRRLRQSRSVEGFWLIGAFATVAGMLAHGTVDTIWFRPEVNSLWWLMVALIASYWTPIAQDHNQNFNLSQGEPKAS
- a CDS encoding WGxxGxxG family protein; the encoded protein is MTRNLTKAFSAGLLTLSMAMLPLTLPANAQVTDPRVETTPRTTVYERRDFDWGWLGLIGLFGLAGLAGRKRGGESTAYREPTTTGSTTYRD
- the smpB gene encoding SsrA-binding protein SmpB, which codes for MSEKSQSYKVISDNRQARYLYEILETFEAGVELVGTEVKSIRAGRVNLQDGYALIRNGEAWLINVHISPYNASGQYFNHEPRRTRKLLLHSQEIRKLIGKVEQEGLTLVPLKMYLKRGWVKVSIALGKGKKLHDKRESLKRKQDQRDMQRAMKSY
- a CDS encoding GAF domain-containing sensor histidine kinase, whose translation is MVEPENKLFSFKDGWGSQEATEAQRLEALSELGLRQPDTIPVFEEATQTAAHFLEAPISILGFVDQERHWFKSAVGLSRLGLMNHLAQNRQLLREESFCSQVVESFQVSVINDTHKLTKSSLRTGKLVQDYGIRAYLGAPLVDASGNCLGALAVMDLVPRKFTTRDIEFLQIIARWCMSEFERNLLLLSRKSEKTNSPYTTTRSLNDQRTRGRRVNPPNLETESGYSKQLKLKLLGQITQELRTPLTSVLGMASVLGREIYGPLTIKQREYVEIIQDSGRYLLSLVNEISELGALDENNSVLNLAPVDIEMLCQQSINILKEAANRRDQNIRLSIEPGYSRIWVLDKEKVRHILYHLISSVIRLSATGGVIRIHVSYQKNTLNVTVWVSHPWLGDGITEVDSYFHLNSLSKLELTGEAGTYSPDPESQEDSEMPVVVEKLLNLTDSYSDTFTMNSAGDLAEGDGNLTRERLGLLLSRQLAEFHGGRIAVQGSPELGHRYILSLPLQIATSSEIISD